The following are encoded in a window of Sutcliffiella horikoshii genomic DNA:
- a CDS encoding phosphotransferase translates to MMKTDHPIFRDDFNRNRLFFRLSEETKLIIHSYTKVKPNLYKILTEEGLYILKGYTEPDNLDSIIRFSQLLHKSGFHTGLMYEKFSDGSFLLNEQGIVWVLLKYISPKRKFSFSKEKDREDGLLTLQKFHHHSKTILSNLPLDLPKENTVAKWQNRLRIFESHGPILTKWFNPHVISEIVYYSHLSLNSLAKEYVESDEVVLHGDVASHNFIRAADNKVYLIDYDLLSVGSAEWDFVQYASRILPFIKWNGSLFQIHSKLIDMGKDHPWFRTALSFPMDILREGNHFSKSIGDERMPNSFANLSYFISTWELRKQFLTNYNNLIQ, encoded by the coding sequence ATGATGAAAACTGATCATCCGATCTTTAGAGACGATTTCAATCGAAATCGTCTTTTCTTTCGTCTGTCCGAGGAAACAAAGCTCATCATCCATTCCTACACTAAAGTAAAACCTAATCTCTATAAAATCCTTACAGAAGAAGGTTTGTATATTTTAAAGGGTTATACGGAACCAGATAATCTAGACTCCATCATCCGTTTTAGCCAACTTTTACATAAGAGCGGATTTCATACGGGACTTATGTACGAGAAATTTTCAGACGGTTCATTCCTTCTTAATGAACAAGGGATAGTTTGGGTTCTGTTAAAGTATATTTCCCCTAAGAGAAAGTTCAGTTTTTCAAAGGAAAAGGACCGAGAAGATGGACTGCTTACTCTGCAAAAATTTCATCATCACAGCAAAACGATCCTATCAAACCTTCCACTTGATCTTCCAAAGGAAAACACGGTTGCGAAATGGCAAAATCGGCTTCGTATTTTCGAAAGTCATGGCCCAATATTAACAAAATGGTTTAACCCTCATGTAATTAGTGAAATTGTATACTATAGTCATCTTTCCTTGAACTCGCTTGCAAAAGAATATGTGGAATCAGACGAAGTGGTTCTTCATGGTGATGTGGCAAGTCATAATTTCATTAGAGCTGCAGATAATAAAGTGTATTTAATTGATTATGACCTGCTTTCAGTTGGAAGTGCGGAATGGGATTTTGTTCAATATGCAAGCAGAATTCTTCCTTTTATAAAATGGAATGGTAGCTTGTTTCAGATTCATTCCAAACTAATTGATATGGGCAAAGACCATCCGTGGTTCAGAACGGCTCTGTCTTTTCCAATGGACATTTTACGAGAAGGGAATCATTTTTCAAAATCAATCGGCGATGAAAGGATGCCAAACAGCTTTGCCAATCTTTCCTACTTCATTTCTACTTGGGAATTGCGCAAACAATTTTTGACGAATTACAACAATCTGATACAATAA
- the nadE gene encoding NAD(+) synthase produces MEEKIAKLVQWIQEKVKDSGLNGAIVGVSGGIDSAVVAHLIKRAFPEDSLGVIMPCKSDPKDQEYALEVIESCGISHTTIDLSETHTVLFSAMEKQLKEKGEWNEETSRLGDANTRARLRMTTLYAVANNYGYLVVGTDNAAEWHTGYFTKYGDGGVDLVPLVNFTKGEVREMAKVLGVPDSIINKPPSAGLWEGQTDENEMGTTYNMIDSYLKGEEIPEKDKQIIDRMHKRTEHKRQLAYGPPKF; encoded by the coding sequence ATGGAAGAAAAAATTGCCAAGTTGGTACAATGGATACAAGAAAAAGTAAAAGATTCTGGACTGAATGGAGCAATTGTTGGAGTAAGTGGAGGAATCGATTCCGCAGTTGTCGCCCATCTAATCAAACGAGCATTCCCTGAAGATTCCCTTGGTGTCATTATGCCTTGTAAAAGTGACCCGAAAGATCAGGAGTACGCGCTAGAGGTTATCGAAAGTTGTGGGATTTCCCATACGACTATCGATCTTTCTGAGACACATACTGTGCTTTTCTCAGCAATGGAAAAACAGTTAAAGGAAAAAGGCGAGTGGAACGAGGAAACATCCCGACTTGGTGATGCAAATACACGTGCACGCCTTCGTATGACGACCCTTTATGCAGTGGCCAACAACTATGGTTATTTGGTTGTAGGAACAGATAATGCTGCAGAATGGCATACTGGCTATTTTACCAAATACGGAGACGGTGGAGTAGATCTTGTTCCATTAGTGAATTTCACCAAAGGCGAAGTTCGTGAAATGGCGAAAGTTCTTGGAGTACCGGACAGCATCATTAATAAGCCGCCAAGTGCAGGACTTTGGGAGGGCCAAACAGATGAAAATGAAATGGGTACAACTTACAATATGATTGATAGCTATCTGAAGGGTGAAGAAATTCCCGAAAAAGATAAGCAAATCATTGATAGAATGCATAAACGCACAGAACATAAACGTCAATTGGCATACGGTCCTCCAAAATTTTAA
- the safA gene encoding SafA/ExsA family spore coat assembly protein, which yields MKIHIVQKGDTLWKIAQKYNVNFEELKKSNSQLSNPDMIMPGMKIKVPMAGVPVKKESQVMGVTKEAPKQVMGVQAPKAQHPYKEMPKKPAVKEQPVKEAQKTPYKPKMPQLKPYFPEVDVNNYLTVNVPHKQPNEKMPKMPNIKMPNAKMPNIKMPNVNMPNLGMSNENMPVNIPKPKEESPESPEQVMGVQQPAMEECYPVSPVLPGSGLCPPYPPKHHHHHHGWGPGWGGPGMGMPGMMPGMQGMGMPQMMPGMQGMGMPGMMPGMQGMGMPGMMPGMQGMGMPGMMPGMQKMGMPGMQGMDGSQVMGVQQGEESPDVDYGQMQQQMMQQMQQLQQMGQMPNMSNEEMESAVMGVQDQMAQNGMQGMGMPQMMPGMQGMGMPQMMPGMQGMGMPQMMPQGMPMGPMGGYPCYPMGPVSPGSGFGQMDGDQQQQQVAGASSGGDCGCGAPQGYRNDVPYGYAPYGYPIAPGYYNPQGYGYGVSNEERNEGSDFEGPEIDDEN from the coding sequence TTGAAAATCCATATTGTCCAAAAAGGGGATACATTGTGGAAGATTGCCCAGAAATACAATGTGAATTTCGAAGAACTAAAGAAATCGAATTCACAATTAAGCAATCCTGACATGATTATGCCTGGAATGAAAATAAAAGTGCCGATGGCAGGGGTACCTGTCAAGAAAGAAAGCCAAGTGATGGGTGTGACGAAAGAAGCACCAAAGCAAGTAATGGGAGTACAGGCGCCTAAAGCGCAGCATCCTTATAAGGAGATGCCGAAAAAGCCTGCGGTGAAAGAGCAACCAGTAAAAGAAGCTCAAAAAACTCCATATAAACCGAAAATGCCGCAATTAAAGCCGTATTTTCCTGAAGTGGATGTAAATAATTATTTGACGGTTAATGTTCCTCACAAGCAGCCTAATGAAAAAATGCCGAAGATGCCGAACATTAAAATGCCAAATGCGAAAATGCCTAACATAAAGATGCCAAATGTGAATATGCCGAATCTTGGCATGTCAAATGAGAACATGCCAGTGAACATACCAAAACCAAAAGAGGAGAGTCCTGAAAGTCCGGAACAAGTGATGGGTGTGCAACAACCGGCAATGGAAGAATGCTATCCTGTATCGCCTGTATTGCCAGGAAGCGGATTGTGCCCTCCATATCCTCCTAAACATCATCACCATCACCATGGATGGGGACCAGGTTGGGGCGGACCAGGAATGGGCATGCCAGGAATGATGCCAGGAATGCAAGGAATGGGTATGCCACAGATGATGCCGGGGATGCAAGGAATGGGTATGCCAGGGATGATGCCAGGAATGCAAGGAATGGGCATGCCAGGAATGATGCCAGGGATGCAAGGAATGGGCATGCCAGGGATGATGCCAGGAATGCAAAAAATGGGTATGCCGGGGATGCAAGGGATGGATGGATCACAAGTAATGGGAGTTCAACAAGGTGAAGAATCTCCTGATGTGGATTACGGTCAAATGCAACAGCAAATGATGCAGCAAATGCAACAACTGCAACAGATGGGGCAAATGCCGAACATGAGCAATGAAGAAATGGAAAGTGCGGTAATGGGTGTTCAAGACCAAATGGCTCAAAATGGGATGCAAGGAATGGGTATGCCACAGATGATGCCAGGGATGCAAGGAATGGGCATGCCACAGATGATGCCAGGAATGCAAGGAATGGGTATGCCACAAATGATGCCACAAGGAATGCCTATGGGACCAATGGGAGGCTATCCATGCTATCCGATGGGGCCAGTTTCTCCAGGTTCGGGATTCGGACAAATGGATGGTGACCAACAACAGCAACAAGTCGCAGGAGCTAGCTCCGGTGGAGATTGTGGTTGTGGAGCACCTCAAGGTTATCGAAATGATGTACCTTATGGTTATGCACCTTATGGCTATCCTATTGCTCCGGGCTATTACAATCCTCAAGGTTATGGGTACGGTGTATCAAATGAAGAACGAAATGAAGGTTCAGATTTTGAAGGTCCGGAAATTGATGATGAAAACTGA
- a CDS encoding intercompartmental signaling factor BofC: MKPIILKKWILLVVVFVAATGLLYTFATYEGAADENEYVDEEVLEDAFEVNGPLTLKVVLERIYLDGEVSEEIVDQTVWAMEDFWAQYEDWQVIDLDGEQVVFQQYIDDISPLLKSNGYFGISEEGILTIYEGKPTEASKIIQSFFQIDVGKLESHQHEQLKGGIKVGTKDEYVHVLETFKPYTTKKQ; this comes from the coding sequence ATGAAACCCATCATACTTAAAAAGTGGATCCTTCTGGTAGTTGTGTTCGTTGCCGCAACTGGATTGCTTTATACGTTTGCCACTTATGAAGGTGCAGCAGATGAGAATGAATATGTGGATGAAGAAGTATTGGAAGATGCGTTTGAAGTAAACGGCCCATTAACATTGAAGGTAGTGTTGGAGCGGATTTACTTGGATGGTGAAGTAAGTGAGGAGATTGTGGACCAGACCGTGTGGGCAATGGAGGACTTTTGGGCTCAATACGAAGACTGGCAAGTTATTGACCTGGACGGGGAACAAGTTGTGTTCCAACAATACATCGATGACATATCACCACTATTGAAATCCAATGGGTACTTTGGAATCTCAGAAGAGGGAATCCTTACCATCTATGAAGGAAAGCCAACAGAGGCATCTAAGATCATCCAATCTTTTTTCCAGATTGATGTAGGAAAACTCGAAAGCCACCAGCACGAGCAATTAAAGGGTGGAATTAAAGTGGGGACCAAAGATGAATATGTACATGTACTTGAGACTTTCAAGCCTTATACGACCAAAAAACAATAA
- a CDS encoding DUF2905 domain-containing protein: MELPKMLMVAGAVLLIVGFLWQVVGKIPGDIVVKKGNVTFFFPIVTSIIISIVLSLIFYFIGRFR, translated from the coding sequence ATGGAACTGCCTAAAATGCTGATGGTAGCTGGAGCAGTACTTTTAATCGTCGGATTCCTCTGGCAAGTAGTCGGAAAAATCCCAGGAGACATCGTCGTCAAAAAAGGGAACGTAACATTCTTCTTCCCAATCGTAACCTCCATCATCATCAGCATCGTACTCAGTCTAATATTTTATTTCATCGGCCGATTTAGATAA
- a CDS encoding TIGR04086 family membrane protein, translating to MESKRLGLAIMYGLITVFMLAIVISLIFSLLLRFTSLQETSVAWIIVTLSFITLFIGGFISGGRGKEKGWLLGGATGGAYTLVIFLFQYLGNDSLFTMQQMLFHLGFIGIAALGGIFGVNVSGGYTSKA from the coding sequence ATGGAATCAAAACGACTTGGTTTAGCTATCATGTATGGCTTGATTACCGTTTTTATGTTGGCAATCGTCATCAGTTTAATATTTTCCTTACTTTTGCGGTTCACGTCACTTCAAGAAACTAGTGTGGCATGGATCATTGTGACTTTATCATTTATTACGCTGTTTATTGGTGGATTTATTTCCGGCGGGCGTGGAAAAGAAAAAGGGTGGCTGCTTGGCGGAGCAACAGGCGGTGCCTATACACTTGTCATTTTTCTTTTTCAGTACCTAGGAAATGACTCCTTGTTCACCATGCAGCAAATGTTATTTCATCTTGGATTTATCGGGATCGCCGCTCTTGGTGGGATTTTTGGAGTGAATGTTAGCGGTGGTTATACGTCAAAAGCCTGA
- a CDS encoding DUF421 domain-containing protein codes for MEEYILIIARTIFLYFLILFIFRVMGKREIGELSVLDLVVFIMIAEMAVMAIENPKDPLIHSLLPMFLLMGIQILLAFVSLKSQRFRDLIDGKPSVIINNGKIDEEAMKKQRYNFDDLLVQLREKNVKNVADVEFAILEPSGKLSVFEKKKVEEDSDEEGASMNLPLVMDGAIQEDHLKRIGKTNLWLRQQLRSLGYKDIQKISYCSYDNGVFFIDLMDE; via the coding sequence TTGGAAGAATACATATTGATCATTGCAAGAACGATTTTTCTATATTTCCTTATTCTTTTCATCTTCCGTGTGATGGGAAAAAGAGAAATAGGGGAATTGAGTGTCTTGGACCTGGTCGTCTTTATCATGATTGCCGAAATGGCTGTCATGGCCATCGAAAATCCGAAAGACCCACTGATCCATTCGCTGCTTCCCATGTTTTTGTTAATGGGGATTCAAATACTGCTTGCCTTTGTATCACTAAAAAGCCAACGATTCAGAGATTTGATTGATGGAAAACCTAGTGTGATCATAAATAATGGAAAAATAGATGAAGAGGCAATGAAAAAACAACGATATAACTTTGATGACCTACTTGTCCAGCTCAGGGAAAAGAACGTGAAGAATGTAGCTGATGTAGAATTTGCCATTCTTGAACCATCAGGAAAACTATCGGTGTTTGAGAAAAAGAAGGTGGAAGAGGATTCTGATGAAGAAGGGGCCTCGATGAATCTGCCTTTAGTGATGGACGGAGCTATTCAAGAAGACCATTTAAAGCGGATTGGCAAAACAAATCTATGGCTGAGGCAACAGCTCAGATCACTCGGTTACAAGGATATCCAAAAGATTTCCTATTGCAGCTATGATAATGGAGTGTTTTTTATCGATTTAATGGATGAATAA
- the tgt gene encoding tRNA guanosine(34) transglycosylase Tgt, whose amino-acid sequence MTAIRYELIKTCKQTGARLGIVHTPHGSFETPVFMPVGTLATVKTMSPEDVKAMGAGIILSNTYHLWLRPGNEIVKEAGGLHKFMNWDRAILTDSGGFQVFSLSDLRKIEEEGVHFRNHMNGDKLFLSPEKAMHIQNDLGSDIMMAFDECPPYPATHEYMKKSVERTSRWAERCLEAHQRPQDQGLFGIVQGGEYEDLRKLSAQDLVSMDFPGYAVGGLSVGEPKDVMNRTLEFTTPWLPTDKPRYLMGVGSPDSLIDGAIRGIDMFDCVLPTRIARNGTLMTSEGRLVVKNAKFARDFGPLDPECDCYTCTNYSRAYIRHLIKCDETLGIRLTTYHNLYFLVKLMENVRQAIREDRLGDFKEEFFEKYGFNKPNAKNF is encoded by the coding sequence ATGACAGCAATCAGATACGAACTAATCAAAACATGTAAACAAACAGGCGCACGCCTTGGAATCGTCCACACACCACACGGAAGCTTTGAAACACCAGTATTCATGCCTGTTGGAACACTTGCCACAGTAAAAACAATGTCACCAGAAGACGTCAAAGCAATGGGAGCAGGAATCATCCTGAGCAACACCTACCACCTATGGCTGCGTCCAGGAAACGAAATCGTCAAAGAAGCAGGTGGGCTCCACAAATTCATGAACTGGGATCGTGCCATTCTTACCGACTCCGGTGGCTTCCAAGTATTCAGTCTGAGCGATCTTCGTAAAATCGAGGAAGAAGGAGTACACTTTCGCAACCATATGAATGGAGACAAGCTTTTCCTTTCACCAGAAAAAGCAATGCACATCCAAAACGACCTTGGATCAGATATCATGATGGCATTTGACGAGTGTCCACCATATCCAGCAACACATGAATATATGAAAAAATCAGTGGAACGTACGTCACGCTGGGCTGAACGCTGCTTAGAAGCACATCAGCGTCCACAAGACCAAGGCCTGTTCGGTATCGTTCAAGGTGGAGAATATGAGGATCTTCGTAAGTTAAGTGCACAAGACCTAGTATCTATGGACTTTCCTGGGTATGCAGTCGGGGGCTTATCTGTAGGAGAGCCTAAAGATGTCATGAACCGCACGCTTGAATTCACGACGCCTTGGTTGCCGACAGACAAACCGCGTTACCTGATGGGTGTTGGATCTCCTGATTCCCTGATTGATGGAGCGATTCGCGGGATTGATATGTTTGACTGCGTATTGCCGACTAGAATTGCCCGAAATGGGACATTAATGACAAGTGAAGGCCGATTGGTTGTTAAAAATGCGAAGTTTGCACGTGACTTTGGACCACTAGATCCGGAGTGCGATTGCTATACTTGCACAAATTATTCCAGAGCTTACATCCGTCACCTAATCAAATGTGACGAAACTTTGGGAATTAGGCTAACAACTTACCATAACCTTTATTTTCTGGTAAAATTAATGGAGAATGTCAGACAAGCGATCCGCGAAGATCGTCTGGGGGACTTCAAAGAAGAGTTTTTTGAGAAATATGGATTCAATAAACCGAATGCAAAGAACTTCTAA
- the yajC gene encoding preprotein translocase subunit YajC, which translates to MEGMAGAILPLVLMFAIFYFLLIRPQQKRQKQVREMQTSLQKGDKVVTIGGLHGIVDALDEDKIVIKAGDGSRLTYDRQAVRDVVQD; encoded by the coding sequence ATGGAAGGAATGGCTGGTGCTATTTTACCTTTAGTATTAATGTTTGCTATTTTCTACTTCTTGTTAATTCGCCCACAACAAAAGCGTCAAAAGCAAGTTCGTGAAATGCAGACTAGCCTGCAAAAAGGGGACAAAGTTGTTACAATCGGTGGATTACACGGTATCGTGGATGCATTGGATGAGGACAAGATTGTCATCAAAGCAGGAGACGGATCTCGTCTTACATACGACCGCCAAGCGGTTAGAGATGTAGTTCAAGACTAA
- the ruvA gene encoding Holliday junction branch migration protein RuvA, translated as MIDFIRGFVEYVSPEYVVVEVMGVGYQVNAPNPFIYQVDRDKEVTIYTYQHVREDILALYGFKTREDKNLFMKLLNVTGIGPKGALAILASGQPAQVVHAIENEDEKFLVKFPGVGKKTARQIILDLKGKLNDLVPSAFPDLFQPDVEVSVPGASSSALEEALEALKVLGYGEREIKKIVPALQKEDLSTDQYVKRALQLLLK; from the coding sequence TTGATCGATTTTATTAGAGGTTTTGTCGAATACGTGTCACCGGAATATGTTGTGGTGGAAGTGATGGGAGTGGGCTATCAGGTGAATGCACCAAATCCTTTCATTTATCAGGTCGACCGCGACAAAGAAGTGACCATTTATACATATCAGCATGTCAGGGAAGATATTTTGGCCCTATATGGTTTCAAAACAAGAGAAGATAAGAATTTATTTATGAAGCTTTTGAACGTTACAGGCATCGGTCCAAAAGGAGCACTTGCCATTTTAGCATCGGGTCAGCCCGCACAGGTGGTCCATGCCATAGAAAATGAGGATGAAAAATTCCTTGTGAAATTCCCTGGTGTAGGGAAAAAAACTGCAAGACAGATCATACTAGATTTAAAAGGAAAACTGAACGACCTTGTTCCAAGTGCCTTTCCAGATCTGTTTCAGCCTGATGTGGAAGTTAGTGTCCCGGGAGCAAGCAGCTCTGCTTTGGAAGAGGCGTTGGAAGCATTGAAGGTACTAGGATATGGCGAACGGGAAATTAAAAAGATCGTTCCCGCCCTGCAAAAGGAAGATCTTTCTACAGACCAATATGTAAAAAGGGCATTGCAACTGCTGTTAAAATAA
- the ruvB gene encoding Holliday junction branch migration DNA helicase RuvB — MDDRMVSQDATLEEHSLEYSLRPQTLQQYIGQDKVKENLEVFIQAAKMRQETLDHVLLYGPPGLGKTTLAAIIANEMGVQLRTTAGPAIERPGDLAAILSALEPGDVLFIDEIHRLHRSIEEVLYPAMEDYCLDIVIGKGPTSKSVRLDLPPFTLVGATTRVGLLTAPLRDRFGVLSRLEYYNEEQLTEICLRTAQILEIGLELDAATEISRRARGTPRIANRLLRRVRDFAQVLGKDTISASLAKEALDRLQVDKLGLDHIDHKLLMGIIEKFRGGPVGVDTIAATIGEESHTIEDVYEPYLLQIGFLQRTPRGRVVTELVYRHFNMEVPNNNGTA; from the coding sequence ATGGACGATCGCATGGTATCGCAGGATGCAACCTTAGAGGAGCATTCTTTAGAATATAGCTTACGGCCTCAAACCCTGCAACAATACATTGGCCAGGATAAAGTGAAGGAAAACCTGGAAGTATTCATCCAAGCGGCAAAAATGCGCCAGGAAACATTGGATCATGTATTGCTTTATGGCCCTCCAGGACTGGGGAAAACGACGCTTGCAGCCATCATAGCCAATGAGATGGGAGTTCAGCTTCGCACCACAGCGGGACCTGCTATCGAGCGGCCAGGAGATCTTGCCGCCATTTTGTCTGCCTTAGAACCGGGTGATGTTCTTTTTATCGATGAAATTCACCGTCTTCATCGGTCCATAGAAGAAGTTCTTTATCCTGCCATGGAGGACTATTGTTTAGATATCGTGATAGGAAAAGGACCAACTTCAAAGTCTGTTCGTCTGGATCTTCCTCCTTTCACGCTTGTTGGGGCTACCACAAGAGTGGGCTTATTGACGGCACCTTTAAGGGACCGTTTTGGGGTACTGAGCAGGCTGGAATATTATAACGAAGAGCAATTAACAGAAATCTGTTTGCGCACTGCACAAATCCTAGAGATTGGACTAGAACTAGACGCAGCCACAGAGATAAGCAGAAGAGCAAGGGGAACCCCTCGTATCGCCAATCGACTATTACGAAGGGTAAGGGATTTTGCCCAAGTTTTAGGAAAAGATACCATTAGTGCTTCGCTTGCAAAAGAGGCGTTAGATCGCTTGCAGGTTGATAAACTTGGGTTAGATCATATCGACCATAAACTCTTGATGGGCATCATCGAAAAATTCCGTGGTGGTCCGGTTGGCGTGGATACGATTGCAGCAACCATCGGGGAAGAATCCCATACCATTGAAGATGTGTATGAACCATACCTTCTTCAGATTGGATTTTTGCAACGTACTCCCCGAGGCCGGGTAGTGACAGAACTGGTGTACCGTCATTTCAATATGGAGGTGCCAAACAATAATGGAACTGCCTAA
- a CDS encoding YhcN/YlaJ family sporulation lipoprotein, which translates to MRKSLFTVTSAALLVGGLTGCGQKESATDNRYYEETRPIGYYTSEHNPYVNNDRTRREPEERGNARLLEDNDGPLNEILDRSVVYDENRVRRNKDNGVRNATNRNNGGMMDIGYDTPHYSRTDKNYHGHLNGIENVGNPSYYNNYDGKLADRIVKRASKVDGVDDARVLINGDDVLVAVNPDNGTEDARQLKREVRDAVKPLLKNKELRVAIDASVYSTVRSVDNDLRNGEWHLQDLDQTMRGIYRTMPR; encoded by the coding sequence TTGAGGAAGTCACTATTCACTGTAACCTCTGCGGCACTTTTAGTTGGCGGTCTAACAGGATGCGGCCAAAAGGAAAGTGCAACAGACAATAGGTATTATGAGGAAACAAGACCTATTGGGTATTATACAAGCGAACACAATCCTTATGTAAACAATGACCGTACACGTCGCGAACCGGAAGAAAGAGGCAATGCCCGTCTTCTGGAAGATAATGATGGTCCTTTGAATGAAATCTTGGACCGTTCTGTTGTCTATGACGAAAACAGAGTAAGACGTAACAAAGATAATGGAGTCAGAAATGCAACAAACCGTAATAATGGCGGTATGATGGATATCGGATATGATACTCCACATTACAGCCGTACAGACAAGAATTATCATGGACATCTTAACGGAATCGAGAATGTTGGGAATCCATCCTATTACAACAATTATGATGGAAAACTGGCAGATCGAATCGTAAAACGTGCTTCGAAGGTGGATGGAGTCGATGATGCCCGTGTTTTAATCAATGGGGATGATGTTCTTGTTGCGGTAAATCCCGACAATGGGACAGAGGATGCCCGTCAACTAAAACGTGAGGTGCGCGATGCAGTCAAACCTCTTTTGAAAAATAAAGAGTTGCGCGTTGCAATTGATGCAAGTGTTTACAGTACAGTAAGAAGTGTGGACAATGACTTGCGTAATGGGGAATGGCATTTGCAAGATCTAGATCAAACGATGCGTGGTATTTATCGCACCATGCCAAGATAA
- the queA gene encoding tRNA preQ1(34) S-adenosylmethionine ribosyltransferase-isomerase QueA, producing MKIDLFDFHLPEELIAQTPLEQREASRLMVLNKQTGNLTHEPTFRSILDYVKEGDCLVLNDTRVLPARLFGVKSETGAKIEVLLLKQLEGDTWETLIKPAKRVKEGTVVSFGDGRLTAICTGESEHGGRKLDFRYEGIFYEVLDSLGEMPLPPYIKEQLEDRDRYQTVFARETGSAAAPTAGLHFTEELLDALKDKGVHTAFITLHVGLGTFRPVSVDSVEEHDMHAEFYQMSEGTARLLNDVRSNGGRIITVGTTSTRTLETIARDHGEFKEASGWTNIFIYPGYKFAAIDGMITNFHLPKSTLIMLVSALAGRENVMHAYEEAVKERYRFFSFGDAMLIL from the coding sequence ATGAAGATAGATTTATTTGATTTCCACTTACCAGAAGAACTAATCGCACAAACACCACTAGAACAAAGAGAAGCATCACGCCTAATGGTACTCAACAAACAAACAGGCAACCTAACACACGAACCTACTTTCCGTTCCATACTCGACTACGTTAAAGAAGGCGATTGCCTCGTTCTGAACGATACAAGAGTATTGCCAGCCAGACTCTTTGGCGTCAAAAGTGAAACAGGAGCAAAAATTGAAGTACTATTACTGAAACAATTGGAAGGCGATACATGGGAAACGCTCATCAAGCCTGCCAAACGTGTAAAAGAAGGAACGGTGGTCTCCTTTGGTGATGGCCGTTTAACTGCCATTTGCACCGGCGAAAGCGAGCATGGCGGAAGAAAACTTGATTTTCGCTATGAAGGTATTTTCTATGAAGTGTTAGATAGTTTGGGAGAAATGCCCTTGCCTCCATATATCAAAGAACAATTAGAAGATCGAGACCGCTATCAAACTGTCTTTGCAAGAGAAACTGGTTCTGCTGCAGCACCGACTGCGGGTCTCCATTTTACAGAAGAACTGCTTGACGCACTGAAGGATAAAGGCGTACATACTGCTTTCATTACCCTTCACGTAGGACTTGGAACATTCCGCCCAGTGAGCGTGGATTCCGTAGAAGAACATGATATGCATGCAGAGTTTTACCAGATGTCAGAAGGAACGGCGAGACTTTTGAATGATGTTCGCAGCAATGGCGGAAGAATCATCACAGTCGGCACTACTTCCACACGAACGCTCGAAACGATTGCACGTGATCATGGAGAGTTTAAAGAGGCGAGCGGTTGGACAAACATATTCATATACCCAGGTTACAAGTTTGCGGCCATTGATGGCATGATCACCAACTTCCACCTGCCAAAATCAACCCTAATCATGCTAGTCAGCGCCCTTGCCGGCCGTGAAAACGTCATGCACGCCTACGAAGAAGCCGTCAAAGAACGATACCGCTTCTTCAGCTTCGGCGACGCCATGCTTATTTTATAA